Proteins found in one Labrus bergylta chromosome 8, fLabBer1.1, whole genome shotgun sequence genomic segment:
- the cd79a gene encoding B-cell antigen receptor complex-associated protein alpha chain: MGTVTNVLLCSFVVVIAQAEVTLKADRPFLWVQPGQTAVLECCYTNKGKLESFKWIRYFREGNHTIGPANVNLTDLVTQDVDSKTSCGVLNFLTVQPEHSGMYQCWLKDSKCFTHGTYLHVYKPLEKIIDLSEGTKNKILMAEGVLLLFCVLLPSAILLYQSKRHNNLEMKKVKMQEENIYEGLNLDDCCTTYDQIERSQTQGQYQDVCNVMEEEEEIQLEKP, encoded by the exons ATGGGGACAGTTACAAACGTTCTTCTCTGCAGCTTTGTTG TGGTCATCGCTCAGGCTGAGGTGACTTTGAAGGCAGACAGGCCCTTTTTGTGGGTGCAGCCCGGACAGACAGCTGTCCTGGAGTGCTGCTACACCAACAAAGGGAAGTTGGAGAGTTTCAAGTGGATTCGATATTTTCGTGAAGGCAACCACACCATAGGTCCAGCTAATGTGAATCTGACGGACCTTGTGACTCAAGATGTAGACTCCAAAACATCCTGTGGCGTTCTGAACTTCCTCACGGTCCAGCCGGAACACTCTGGCATGTACCAGTGCTGGCTGAAGGACAGTAAATGCTTTACGCATGGCACCTACCTGCACGTCTACA AACCGCTGGAGAAGATAATAGACCTGAGTGAAGGCACCAAAAACAAGATCCTTATGGCTGAGGGagtgttgcttttattttgtgtgctcCTGCCTTCTGCCATTCTTCTCTACCAG TCAAAGAGACATAACAATCTGGAGATGAAGAAAGTGAAGATGCAAGAGGAAAACATATATGAG GGGCTGAATCTGGATGATTGCTGCACCACATATGATCAGATTGAACGCTCGCAGACACAGGGCCAGTACCAGGATGTGTGCAATGttatggaggaagaggaggagatccAGCTGGAGAAACCTTAA